Proteins from a single region of Corylus avellana chromosome ca11, CavTom2PMs-1.0:
- the LOC132165014 gene encoding uncharacterized protein LOC132165014, with the protein MDEIKRISKDAHAYLEKIDPNTWCKGWFNTNAKSALLHNNTCESFNSWIKNFRDQTILSMLEWIRCKLMRRYVRKELMNSMEEALGPKIRMKLEKEDDEASHCWCTYDGDGMFKVECLVDGRTCGYRKWDVTGIPCSHAILAILHQGGDPTEYLSEYYNKEKYLKAYDYIVYLVPSEDQWPKSNQPKIKPPKSRSTPCKPKKLRQRGVDEPRNPNAMRRGGTKNQYGHCMKFDHNKRSCTAMQRHDERRERVRQYIERMHQLTRI; encoded by the coding sequence ATGGATGAGATAAAGAGGATTAGTAAGGATGCCCATGCCTACCTGGAGAAGATTGACCCCAACACATGGTGTAAGGGCTGGTTCAATACAAATGCCAAGTCTGCCCTCTTACACAATAATACATGTGAGAGTTTCAATTCTTGGATAAAAAATTTCCGTGACCAAACAATCTTGAGCATGTTGGAATGGATTAGATGTAAGTTAATGAGAAGGTATGTAAGGAAGGAGTTGATGAATTCAATGGAGGAGGCCTTAGGGCCAAAGATTAGGATGAAGctagaaaaagaagatgatgaagccAGTCACTGTTGGTGTACATATGATGGTGATGGTATGTTTAAAGTTGAGTGCCTCGTGGATGGTAGAACTTGTGGCTACAGAAAATGGGATGTAACTGGTATCCCATGTTCTCATGCCATTTTAGCCATTTTACACCAAGGTGGAGACCCTACTGAATATTTGAGTGAGTACTACAACAAGGAGAAGTACCTGAAGGCATATGACTATATTGTCTACCTAGTGCCAAGTGAAGACCAATGGCCTAAAAGCAACCAACCTAAAATTAAGCCACCCAAATCTAGGTCAACTCCTTGCAAACCTAAAAAACTCAGACAGAGGGGTGTTGACGAACCAAGAAACCCTAATGCAATGAGGAGGGGGGGCACTAAGAATCAATATGGGCATTGTATGAAGTTTGATCACAATAAGAGATCATGCACTGCCATGCAGAGACATGATGAAAGACGAGAACGTGTGAGACAATATATAGAGAGAATGCATCAATTGACTAGAATTTGA
- the LOC132165015 gene encoding G-type lectin S-receptor-like serine/threonine-protein kinase LECRK1, which produces MAPIFFVFFFLLFIPFSGGRAQPNQPGRISPGASLSPTTRPSSWPSPVGRFAFGFYQLQGTAGYAVGIWLVGKHNKTVVWTAIRDGPPITPNATLNFTEDGMLLSGTELITTATGSVSYATMLDNGNFVLSDKGSKTVWQSFDHPTDTIVEGQTLFAGGQLFSSLDMSDQYSTRSRFHLKMLDDGNLVLYPTNTTESSNDVYWESEPGRYGSKFYLHLNNTGDLDIINGTSLETFVRLDDSRASSVPNDSIIYRSTLDSDGIFRLYSHTYDQSGDFDVSTLWEALTDPCEVKTFCGFNSYCTFYDNKAYCLCLPGTDFLDPSDRSLGCGRNFSEGVCSGGKENETLYHIQTMDNMKWDDGPYVKEPMSTKEECSRSCLEDCYCGAALFSRGYCRKQNLPLRYVRRSPGEETTAIFKDGTVSLKSRNKTDSQKMPPGVIVRKTTIVEILLVTFGFTALSCVALAISGLFVFKSRVLRYRRMLENGNLGANEEVTLRLFSYNELKKATNGFKEEIGKGSFGAVYKGSLFKGRRLVAVKRLEKLIEEGEREFQAEMRAIGRTHHRNLVRLLGYCAEGSKRLLVYEYMRNGSLADLLFRVERRPDWGERVRIAQDVARGILYLHEECEAPIIHCDIKPQNILMDDFWTAKICDFGLAKFLMPDQTRTFTGIRGTRGYLAPEWYKNTPISVKADVYSYGMVLLEILCCRRNIELNVSDDDEISLSIWIYKCFVGRELDKIVRGEEVDKTTLENMVKVGLWCIQDEPALRPSMKSVLLMLEGISEVSIPPCPAPTSM; this is translated from the coding sequence ATGGCTCCcatattctttgttttcttcttccttctgtTTATACCGTTTTCAGGTGGAAGAGCTCAACCAAATCAACCTGGCCGTATAAGCCCGGGCGCTTCACTCTCTCCCACAACTCGACCCTCTTCATGGCCTTCTCCTGTTGGGCGATTTGCATTTGGATTCTACCAGCTGCAAGGCACCGCTGGTTATGCGGTAGGAATTTGGTTGGTCGGTAAACACAACAAAACAGTGGTGTGGACGGCAATTCGTGATGGTCCACCGATCACCCCGAATGCAACGCTCAATTTTACCGAGGATGGTATGCTGCTTTCGGGAACTGAGCTCATTACAACTGCAACGGGTTCTGTTTCCTATGCCACCATGCTCGACAATGGCAATTTTGTGCTCTCTGACAAGGGTTCCAAAACAGTTTGGCAGAGTTTTGATCATCCTACCGACACCATTGTAGAAGGTCAGACTCTATTCGCTGGAGGTCAACTCTTCTCCAGCTTAGACATGAGTGACCAGTACTCAACTAGATCACGGTTTCACCTCAAGATGCTGGACGATGGAAACCTTGTTTTATACCCAACAAACACTACAGAAAGCTCAAATGATGTTTACTGGGAGTCAGAGCCAGGCCGATATGGTTCCAAGTTTTACCTTCATCTCAATAATACAGGCGATCTGGATATCATCAACGGCACTAGTTTAGAAACATTTGTTCGCCTGGATGATAGTAGGGCATCTTCGGTCCCCAACGATAGTATAATTTATCGTTCAACTCTTGATTCTGATGGAATTTTCCGTCTCTATTCTCACACCTATGATCAAAGTGGCGACTTCGATGTATCGACTTTATGGGAAGCGCTTACAGATCCATGCGAAGTGAAAACTTTCTGTGGTTTCAACAGCTATTGCACATTCTATGACAACAAAGCATACTGTCTTTGCCTTCCTGGGACTGATTTTCTGGATCCGAGTGACAGGTCTCTTGGCTGTGGGAGAAACTTTTCAGAAGGAGTATGTTCaggtggaaaagaaaatgaaacctTATATCACATCCAAACCATGGACAATATGAAGTGGGATGATGGTCCTTACGTTAAGGAACCAATGTCGACAAAGGAAGAATGCAGCAGGTCTTGTTTGGAAGACTGCTATTGTGGGGCGGCGCTGTTCTCACGTGGGTATTGCAGGAAACAAAATCTTCCACTGCGATATGTACGAAGAAGTCCAGGAGAGGAGACCACGGCAATCTTTAAGGATGGTACAGTAAGCCTTAAGAGCAGGAATAAAACCGATAGCCAAAAGATGCCACCCGGGGTGATCGTACGCAAAACAACAATAGTGGAAATTCTGCTTGTGACTTTTGGTTTTACTGCATTGTCATGTGTTGCCCTTGCAATCTCTGGCCTTTTCGTTTTCAAAAGTCGAGTTTTAAGGTACCGAAGGATGTTAGAAAATGGAAACCTGGGAGCGAATGAGGAGGTCACATTGAGATTGTTTTCGTATAATGAGCTCAAAAAAGCAACAAATGGCTTCAAAGAAGAGATAGGTAAGGGCTCATTCGGAGCAGTTTACAAAGGATCACTATTCAAAGGTAGAAGACTTGTTGCAGTAAAGAGACTAGAGAAACTAATTGAAGAAGGTGAAAGGGAGTTCCAGGCAGAGATGCGAGCAATTGGGAGAACCCACCATAGGAACTTAGTTCGTTTGTTGGGTTACTGCGCCGAAGGTTCTAAAAGGCTTCTGGTTTACGAGTATATGAGGAATGGCTCCCTTGCCGATCTTCTTTTTAGAGTTGAGAGACGTCCAGACTGGGGTGAGAGAGTGAGAATCGCACAGGATGTTGCAAGAGGGATCCTCTATCTACACGAAGAGTGTGAGGCTCCAATTATCCATTGTGATATAAAGCCTCAAAACATTCTAATGGATGATTTTTGGACTGCCAAAATCTGTGACTTTGGGTTGGCAAAGTTTTTAATGCCAGATCAAACTAGGACCTTCACCGGGATTAGAGGGACAAGAGGGTACTTAGCACCTGAATGGTATAAAAACACCCCAATTTCAGTGAAGGCAGATGTTTATAGTTATGGAATGGTGCTCTTAGAAATTTTATGTTGTAGAAGGAACATAGAACTTAACGTATCAGATGACGATGAGATTAGTCTTTCTATTTGGATCTATAAATGCTTTGTTGGTAGAGAGTTGGATAAGATTGTTCGTGGGGAAGAAGTAGATAAGACCACCTTAGAGAATATGGTTAAGGTTGGACTCTGGTGTATTCAAGACGAACCAGCTCTTCGTCCTTCCATGAAAAGTGTCCTCTTGATGTTAGAAGGGATATCCGAGGTATCTATTCCTCCATGTCCAGCTCCTACGTCCATGTAA